CACCACTAGtcttctgcctcctcctcctttgTCCACTCCAGAATGACCGTGATGGCTGGAATCCCTCTGTGTGCATGAACTTCTGTGCTGCCTTCCTTAGCTTTGCCCAAAGCACAGTTGTCCAGGATGACTCCAGGTGAGGCATTCAGCTCTGTGCACCCCCTCTGGATCCCAGGAGCTCAGTCTCTGGCCCTCAACTCACTCTCCCGTCTGCCCCCAGGCTTGTCCACCTCTTCTCCTGGGAGCCTGGTGGCCCAGTCACAGTGTCTGTACATCGAGATGCACCCTATGCCTTCCTGCCTATGTGGTACGTGGAAGCTATGTCCCAGGACCTCCCATCAGTTCCCAAGACACCCTCCCCGACAGAGTGAGGCTTCAAGGGGCCAATTCGTCTGCAGAGATAATAAAGGTTTTCTAAGTGGCTCTCCCTGCTGTGTCTTCTGAGCTGAGTCATCCTGCCCAACACCCCAAGCACATGTGATGGTTTGCTATTTTATTATTCCACTTCCACCCAGGAGTCATTCACTGGGTGTAAAGGCTAGCTGCAAAGACAATGTCCCTTCGTAACAGGGTAGCTGCTGTCTCCATCTTGGCTCCCAGCACAGGCTCCCCTACCAGGCGGGCTGCCCCTCGAAGTGAGCGACACATCTCAGCCAGGCGCTGGATGCAGCGGACCACCAGGCCTTCAGGGGTCCCCGAGAGCCCTGCCAACTCAGAGAAGGGctgtggagaaaacagagtgaagatTGAAGATGCCAGACCCAGACAGCTTCTGACCGGCCAGCCAGCCATAAAACCCCAAACCCCAGGTACTCACCATGCCCCGGGCCCACTCGTACACAACCTCAACAAGTCCAAAATTCAGTTCCCCCACAAATTCCTCCACTGTCTGGTTCAGACCACAGGCCACCTGGACCTCACCAATCCGCTTTGCCACAGCTCGGACGCGTTCTACTCCCTGCAGAAGGGAAAGAAGAAGTCAAGGCCTGTCTTCCTGCTCTAGGCCCAAGGAGGCCCAAGTGAAGGAAGAGGCCATGTGCATTTTTAGAGGCACTTGTGGTCACCTGAGGCACTTGTGATCAGGGGTTGGGAATGCCACAGTCCAGGGAGAGTGGTAGTATCCCTTACCTGCTTGAGGGTGCTTGGAAGCTGATCCCCAGGGTCCCCGGGACTCTGGCAGACCAGGCCAGAAAGCAGGGCTGCAATCTCCTCAGGCCGCAGGGCACTCAGTGCATTGTCAAACATGAGCTCAGTGAGGAGCAATTCATGGCTGCTCATGGCACAAGCCACCCGCCCTGCCAACTTCACAGTGCCTGCCTGGTCCACGTAACCCAGCGTTCGGAGTACCTACAAGAAAGGGTTAGTGATGGGGAGTCTGGCACTTTCTCCCACACTAGCCTCCTAACCCCATCCCCACCGCTCCTACCTCTACTCGCTGGTGATACTCAGGGAGCAGCAGCAGTGACTGATCTGACAGTAGGAAGCGCAGCCGCTCCATTTCCTTCTGAATCTGCATTCGTTCCCTCAGCTTCAAATACTGTAGAGAGTCACAGGCAGGAGCCCTCAGTCCTCTCCCACTCAGCAGAGGTGTTAAGGAAAAGTCCCCCCTCCACTTGAGAGCTACCTGGGCAGAAAAACGGGGGCTGTGTACACACTGGGCTTCCCGAATTAGCTCTTCCAGCTTCCGCGCCCGGAGTCCCCCCTCTACCACTGACACATCCTTGAGCTGTAGGTCATTAACAGGGTCAAGGGTGGGAGGTCCTGCTGGGTAGGCTTGAGCCAGACGAAGCAATTCCTGGACAGCAGTGGTCACAGCTGCAAGGGGAGGATCCTTCCTAAAGAGGGAGCATGTTTTTGAGATCTGGGCAAGAGACTTCTTTGCCATAGGAACCTCTTTAGGCTAGACAAGGGGATCCCCCTCAGGCTGAGGGGATCTCTCAAGTATACTCCCCTAGCTGGTAATTCATGTCCTCTGGGGAAAAGGATCCCCCCAGCATCTCTGACCTGAATTTTGGTTGCTGCCTCTTGCTGAAGTCCTCCAAGATCTTCTCACCATTCACCCGGAGCACCTTGGTGGTGATGGCAGCCACATCTCCTGGCTGAAGCTTGGCCACAGTATGGTCACAGGGCCCTGTGAAAAAGGAAAAGTAGGTCAGTCCTTGCCATAGAGCCAGGCATCCAGCTCACATACCAGTCAGGAAGCCAGACATCTGCCTCACTCACCTTCAGGCAGGAACAGCTTAAACCCTACTAGGTCATCTGGGTGGGGCACATCTGGAGTGGCTGGATCCTTGTCCTGTGGATCCTCAGACACAAGCTTATCACACAAGACCAGGGTTGTGAAAATTCTGCTGGTGGAGTTTGAGGAGACCTGAGGGAGGCAGAAAGCCCAGGACAGTGGAATGTAAGGAATAGAGATCAAAAGTAGAAACCAGAAGCCCACCCTTGGGCTGAGATCAGGGAGCAACCACGCAGAGCCTACCAATATGGAGGGGTAACCAACCACCCAGCATATTTCTTTGTGTGGGAAGGTGGACATGAGgtattggtgggaaggaaaagggggaaatgaaagCATTGTGGTGGCAGCAACCTGCCCTGCAGCCAAGCAGAGAAGACGGAGCTAGAGTTTGTTTCCTCATTCCTTCCCACCTtctgagttcccaacccatcatcCTCACCTGCAGGATCACACCCAGTGCATTGTGATGCTCCTGATTCTTCACAACCACCACTCTTCCTGCCGAGAGAGATTTCAGCCCATTCACCGACTCTATGATGCGTTGCTGAAAAAGAGGGAAATGCACAAGGGGATATAGTAGAAGGTGTCACTGGGACTAAGTTCAGGAGTACCCAGGGTGACCCAATCTCTTACTCCCTCACCCCATCATCTCCCCACTGGCACGCATTTACCTGGATCATGTTCCGGGTCTCTGTCAGTTCCTCCCCCCAGCTGTAATACTCTGGTAGGTCTACCAATTGACCAGTCGTATCAGGCTCCTCCAAGGCACCCAGCCTCTTGGTTAGTTCAGCCAGCGCCTGTTCATGGGCCTGGGTGGCAAAGGGGATGTTGTGAAGCAAGGCCctcaggcccatcttgccacacccCCTACCTTCGCCCAACTGGCCTGTATAACAACCTCTTCTCAACCTGGTCTTGTCCACCTTCCTGTCCAGTATACTGGTCACCCCAGCCTCCTCACCTTGCTGTCTTTACGGGATGGAAACTCAGAGAAGCTCCTCTTCATCATGTCCTCCACCCTGAGGGCATCTACCCGAAGCAGGTTGAGAATCATAGTGTACGTGAGGCGGAACTGGGACTGCAGCTGGGATGGCTTCCCCTGGAGTCAAGCCAGAGAGGTCAATGAGATCAGGTGGGGACTCCTTGGCCACTCCTATGGGGATCTGTATCCTCTCAGATCTGGTCCTAGCTCTGTAACCATGGATCATAGACAAACCACCTGCTCACCTCTTCTGTAACAGgaaagaacaaaatgaaatacAAAGACTTTCAAAGGCCCTGTCTAGCTCAGTATTCACAGCAGGAATAAACTAGAATGGATGGAATCCAATCTCTTCCTTAGATTTTCTCAGTCTCATCTTGGGTTCTTCCAGGCAAAATAAAAAACTCCAACAAATATTCTGCCCATTTCCTCTCTAAAAAGAGGTAACTACATAAGCAAAATGAGGAAAATGATAGTACCTGTCCTATAGAATTGCCTGGAGAGTTAAATGAGATCTTGTTAAGAAATGACCTGGGACTGTGCCCTGGCTACAAAGTGAGGTAGGCTTTTTAGGGAGGAAACAGGCAGAAGGTTGGAAAAGGGAATTCAGCAGATCCCTGGAGCTGAAGCCCTGCCTGTCTTGGCCTCACACCACCCCTCCTCACCATCATCATGCGGTGCAGATCTGCCATCTCAGGCACACGACCCTTGCAGAGAAGGATGACAGTGCCTGTGGGGTCCAAGCCCCTCCGGCCTGCCCGGCCAGCCATCTGTACATACTCCCCAGGTAGCAGGTCCCGGAAAGTGGAGCCATCATGCTTACGCATGGAGTCAAACACCACTGTACGTGCTGGCATGTTTACACCCATGGCAAAGGTCTCTGTGGCAAACAAGACCTGGAAGAGCAGAGAAGAGCAAGGATCAACAAAGGTGCTCAGCAAAAGTCACACCCACCTCACTTTGTAGCCAAGGCACAGTCCCAGGTCATTTCTTACAGGATCTCATTTAACTCTCCAGGCAACTCTTTAGGACAGATACTATCATTGTCCTTATTTTACTTATGTATTtacctatttttttccttttgcacaCGTATCCCACTGCAATGATTCCAATGTGTTTAACAAGTATCTTGGTTAATGTTATTTCAGACCATGACTTGTTTTGTGcacttgtaattttttaaaaaatatttatttatttttagtgctggggaccaaagccagggccttatgcatgctaggcattcATTGGCTTAAATAGTGCCAGGGTGAAAAATATAATGCCAGGTGAATTCTAAACTGGTATAAGTGGTACAACAACTCCTAGTCTCCCATGTCTCTGGCCATACTTGGCTAATATTAGCCAGGTTCCTAAATTTTACATTTAATAGCTGTAAAGTCATATCTTCTAAGCATTTCAATTTATATTTCTCTGATTACTAGtaacttttttcctttccttttcctttttttcagcaCTGGGGATGCAACCCAGGGTGGCATggatgctaggcaactgctctactactgagccacatccccagctctagtgACTTTTCATATGGTCCCTAGTTTTTTGGGTTTCTCTTCTGATGATTGTTTGTTTGAGTATCCTGTGCATCCCCATTTTAAGATGGGAAACCTAAGACTCTCAAAGGCCCTGTTTAGAGGTTTGGAGGTTAAGAAATTTGTCCAATGTCCTCACCAATATGGTGaggctgagattcaaacccaggtggtcTGGACCCAGAGCCCAGGTTCTGCACTGTCTTGTCTAAACTTCTATACTTCTGTCCTGGGGACTGCCCACAAGGTGATGCCTAGTACCGTGGAAGTTCCTCTTCCCCCATCATGTTTACCTTGACCAGGCCACGGCTGAAGAGCATCTCCACAATCTCCTTGAGAATGGGCAAGATGCCACTGTGGTGTACACCCAGGCCACGGTGCAGGAGTTCAGACATGTGCAGGACCTGTGAGGGTGGGGAAGTGGCCCATAGTCAGAGATGGGTCTCTGAACACCTTATCTCACCAATTTCCATACAGATGCACCTGAGGCAGTTGGCGGTCAGAGCCCCTGAGACGAGCAAGGCAACGCTGCAGAAAGAGGTGAATCTCACTCTTCTCTGAACTCGTGGTAAGGTCAAGTGAGGTGAGGCCTGAGGCTTGCTCATCACAGCGGCCCCGGGAGAAGGTAAACACTACCACAGGCAGCTGGGCCCGGGCACGGAGGGAGGCCAGGAGTGACAGGTACACCCCACGGTCCTGGAGAAGGAAGGATAAAGGGTAGATGTTGAGTCCCTGAGAGGCAACTAAAGTGGAGGATGTGAAATAGTGACCAGTCAGCCAGGGTTCAAAGTTCAAGACCAAGTCCCTAGAGGACTAGGGAAAAAAGGATAGCAGAGAAAACTATGTTGGCAGATAGGATCCCCCCCAAATCTCACCTGTGCAGGGCCCCCCTGGTGTGTGGGCTGCTTGGCCCCAAAGGTCTGGGCATGTTTGCTCATTCTCTCCTTCTTGGCCTCTACAGCTGCATAGTACCTGTGGCAGAGAGGGGCAGCCATCAGATCTGGCTGGAGCCCAGACCTGATTCACCCAATCCTGGACTTACCCCTTGGTATGGAAGGCCCCTCGAGAGTCCAGCAGCAGAAAGAGCTCTCCCTGGGTCTTGGGGCTATTCCCTGTGAAGAGATAGTGCTCCAGGGGCACAGGGCGAGCCACAGTGCTGATCACATAGATCTGGCGacgcttcagtctcctgaaaggAAGAGGGAGCAAGTCAGGATGGGAGTGCAGAAAGGAACACCCATCTCTAACACCTTCCCCACCGCCTCTGACTTTATCCAGTCTCACTCTGAGACCCAGAATGGAAAGTTGTCCCCAACAATCCCATTTCAACATACAAAGTGTTCTGGGTCCAAGAGGAATTCCATAGCCACCCCCAAGGCCTGACTCTTCTCTTTGCTGTGGTGTCCTTAGTAACCCCAGCTCCCAATCAAGGAATTTTACAGTTCCTTCACCCATCTCACCCAATCCAGTCAGCAAACTCCAGGGCATTAGGGACGGTAGCACTCAGAAGGATGATGGAGACATGGTCAGGGAGCATAATGAGCACCTCCTCCCACACGACCCCACGCTAGGCATGGAAAAGGAAGACTGGTCATAGGGAGTGCAGAGAGGCCAATTTCTGCCCCCAGAGATGTGGCATAGGGGTCCATGGGGGCAAAGAAAGCAGTAAGGTCCTCTGTCGGGGGCCACGATGAACAGGAGCTGAGCATGTACCCTTAGCCTTGAGCAATGAAGGTGTGGAACTGGCTTCCACTAGAAGTGCAAAAGCATTTCACCTTCTCTAGGCAAGGAATTATAGCTCTGGGAGTGGGTGTCACCCAATGGACTGGGCTACACACCCCTGAAACCcaatcccttgcctcatttgggTGGAACTTTCTCGAGTGTCTTCCCCCCAATAAATAGGTTTTCaggcatgctctctctctctttcgccTGCCTCTCTGGCCTCCCTTGTGGGAGCTAGGGCAGAGGAGCCATCACTGGACcccaagaaaaaggtattttctctgtctctgtgtgctTATTTAGTGCCAGCCCAATTCACCTAGAGTGATCCTGACTGATTTAGTCATGTGTTGCAGCAGTCCTCAGGGTATATGGAATAGGAGAACTCTCCACTAGTCCCACAGGAGACCCCATGTTTCTTACCTCGGCATCATTAATATAGTGAACCTCATCAAAGATGACCCACTCCAGATCCCGAATGACATCAGAGCCACTGTACAGCATGGAGCTGGGAAGAAGAGCAGAAAGCTGACTCCTTAGAGGCTCCCATCTTCACCTTTGTTCTCTAGAGCAGCCTCCTCTACCTACCCAAAACCCACCATGTTGGGTGCCCCTTTCTCACCGGAGGATCTCTGTCGTCATGATAAGGCAGGAGGCCTCTGGGTGGAGCTGCACATCCCCAGTGAGAAGCCCCACATCCCCAAATGTGTTTCGGAAGTCCCGGAACTTCTGATTGCTCAGGGCTTTGATAGGTGAAGTGTAGATGGTGCTGGGAAGAGGTGTAAAGTCAGCCAGAGTCTCACATAGACCCATGGTCAGCACTTGTTCTGCTTTGCTGAGCTCTCCCAAGTCCacatcccagaggctgtgatgctCCCCTTCTTTACCCAAATGCCCTCACATATTCCTTCATGATACGACTCCAGAAAAACTTAGtctcctgggctggggctgtagctcagtggtggagcacttgcctagcatgtgtgaggcactggggtcgagcctcagcaccacatataaataaatcaataaaaataaaggtccactgacaactgaaaaatatattaaaaaaaaacaaacaaacaaactctgTCTCCCACCTCTTCCTATAGCCCAGGTCATCTTTCTAAACTTTCTCCCCACCACACCTTCTCATTTCTCTCTGGGCCCCATTTCAGTCTTTCCTGAACCTCCTTTATAAAGGATGAGGCAGACAGGTGGGGGAGAGATGAGGTCCAGACAGGATGCAGGAAAAAACAGGGCTGGTTGGTGAAGGGAGAGGAGGGTACTTATACCGTGTCATGTGTTTCTGGGCCAGGGCAATGGCATATTCAGCCACAACTGTCTTCCCCGCAGATGTGTGAGCtgctacaaagacagagtcatgtTGTTCCAAGTGCAGGATGGCTTGTTTCTGAAACACATCTGGCTCAAATGCCCACTGTGAGAGAGAGAAATTGATGGGCTGAAGAAGAGGACTTCTGCTCATGGACATACGGGAGAGAGGGACAAAGTTCAGAGTGGGGTGAAGCTGGGACTGAGGACTAACACTGGTCTGGAGGTACAAGGCCTCTGGTGGGGAAAGAAGACAAGGGGTAGGCTGGGAGACAGGGCCAGAGTCTGAGTCACCCAAAGATGAAAGAACATGTGAGGACTGGGGTTCAATACCTGGAAGGCTGGCTGGGGAATAAGACGATAGAAATCACCAACAGGGGAGGTGACATCTACAGGAATGGCCCACTGCTCCTGAGGTGGAGGTTTGGGAGGTTCTGGCGGGGATATGACTGTGGATGCTTCCTAGGAGTGATAAAAGGTACAGCCAAAGAGCTCTCAAAGATCACTCCTCCCCAGAGATACTTCATTCTTCCCAAAGATGCTCCATTCCTCCCATAGACCCAACCTAGCCATCCCACCCTCCCTATGGCAAGGCCTCTTCTTTCTTGCCTCCATTGCCCAGAACCACCAACCTTTAACACTAGGTCCTCCAAGCTGCTTGCCCGGGCCAGGGGAACACTGCAAGTAGAGGCTGAAATACTGTCCCCTCTGGGACCTTCAGACTCTCCCTTTGCCTCACCCTCATCCTCATCACCCACTCCCAAATCTAGAGGCTCCAGCAGACGGCTAAGGCTGAGTAGCCCAGGAGCTGAAGCTGGGTGATCTGAGAAGCAAAGCAAAAAGAGCAACCTTGTCACATCCATCTCTATCCATTGAAGGGTGCCACTGTAAAACCTCATAAAACTCACCCTTGGGGGCAAAATTCACGCCTTTCTTAAAGCCAGGTGGAATGGTGAGAAGATCTGGAAGCCAGGAGTAAAGAGACAGAATCAAGGTCACTGCATGCTGTTATAGATAACAGATATTTGCCATACAGATGTTTATAGATGGGTATGTCTGTTGTGACCATTTCCCAACAGATGATAATAAAGGTTGTTATTGAAAGGTCACTTTtccctttgtttgtttgttggtggGGGCAAGGGGGAGCTTTCATAAAACACAAAAGCCTGGAAGGGCTACCAGCAGCCTAGTGACAGGGCTGCCTGGGCCCCTCTTCCTCGGGGCTCAGATGCAGAGCTTCACCTCACCTTTCTCAAAATCTAtatcctcctcagcctcctcacGAGTGCTCAGATCTGTTATGGTGGGCTCATCCATCCCACCTGAGAGGGTAGACAGATAGGGATTCATGGAATGAGTAAAACAGGATGAGTGGGGAACCTTTCCCTGAAGACTAAGGACACCCTCTCCTACCACCCTGTCTCCACAACAGTCACCTGGCCAGAAAGGGTACTGTGTTGGGTTCCCCCATAGAGACTGGGAGACTGGCCCTGGAGGCCGGCGAAGAGATAAGGAGGTTGTGGCTGACAGGTTTGTGTTCTCCAACAGGACCTGAGGTAAGAGATCAGAACCCCAGTGAGGCTGAGCTTGCCTCTGACCATCTTCTCCCAATTCTACTTCTGGAAGCCCCTGATCTTTTACCTCCTTGTAGCCCAGGATCTGGCCTGTTGTTGGGTGTCTTTGTGCCTGAAGGTCAGATGGAACTGGTGCCCCGGGGGCAGCCAGGAGTGACCAGGGATCTGTCTTCCTCTgccattttctgaaaagaaagaaaataattttcaaatcttCGCTCTCTCTGCCCCAGCTTCCTTCACTGACCCGTCTCTCTAGTCTTGACCCCTCCAGTCTCCTCACCGAGCTGAATGCTCCACACCATGCAGTGGCAACCAGGCTGGAGAGGACAGAAACAACTGTTCTGCTTCTTGGTGCAGATCTGGGGCACAGGGAGGAAGGCCATGGGGAAGCTGGAACCAAGGTAAGATGAGAGGCATTAGGTCAGGAAAAAGAGTAACatgaagagctggggatataagtcaatcggtacagtgcttgcctcgcatgcacaaggccctgggttcaatccccagcaccaaaaaaaaaaaaaaaaaagagtaacatgaaaaaaaaatgataagattTGTGTTTAGGTCAGAAATAGTAGATGTCCCAGACAGTCCAGGTTCATCAGGCAGAAGCAATGTTTCCTAAAAGTTGTCAAAACACTACCTGCTACTAAATTATCTGGGGTACAGACTTTGGATTTCACAATCATTCCCACCCAAAAGTtgcattctttttattttcaaatatttattttttcagttgtacacaatacctttattttgttttatttaagatcgaacccagagccttacatgtgctaggcaagctctctactgctgagccacaaccccagcccaagagttGCATTCTTAAAAAGCTCTTCTGATAATCACGAAGTACACTTAAACTTGGTAATCATTAGTTTTAGAAAAGGCGTGCCAGACCTAAAGATGAAGAGACAGGGACTCAAAAGATAGCATCTCAGCCACAAAGTGCACTTGTTCTTGAGGACAGGGAACTCCAAGAAAAGGACACATTTCAAAGAGTATCTCTCAGAACCAAGGCATTTCCAGCACTCCCAGCTCCATCCTCAGATGGGCTCTGACCATGTCCACTGAGCTAAGATCTGCCCGGCATCAGCAGGGGGCCCAGATGACCGTGGCCAGACACAGGACAGGTAGGTCATGCTAGATCCTACTGAGGAGGGTGGAGGAAGTTTTAGGCTCAATGCGGGTCAAAGCTTGAGGTCAAATGTCACTCACGGTGCTCTCTGGAGTCCCAGGCACGTTCAGCAGCTCCCAGCGCCCTGTGCATCCCAGTTCCACGGTCCGAAGCGGCAGGTTCAGGGGGTCGGGGGAAGGAAGCACTAGAGAGCAAAGGTCAGAGGTCAAAGGTCAAGAGTCATTCTCGGTCTACGACTCGGTTCCACCTCCCTCCCCCTCACCAAGTCTCTCGGTCTCCAACATCCCGGAGCCAGGGCAGCCTTGAAAGGCAGCGAGTAGTTGCAGGCAAGCCCCGCCCCTAAATGGGCGGAAGTAGAGGCGACTTCCGGTACACACCCCCGCCGGGAGCGTGGACCAGCGCGGCCAAGGGGCCCGACCTGGAACAGGGGAAGGCCGGGCGGAAGTGCCTGCGCCTCCGCCGCCTTGGTTACCGCGTTCTCAGCCCCTGCTACGTCATCGCTTAGAGCCCGCTCTCAGCAGCCAGCGCTGGCGCCGCCCGAGACCGTGGGGCTCGAGTTGCCGCCCCCTCAGGTAAGGTCTTCTCTTCACCCCTCGCCCCTTTTTTCGGagccctttctgttttcttccccTTTTTCTTGCACTAAGAGAGCTGCGCGGGTTCAGCAGCCTCCTCTGCTGTCCAGACCCCGCTGTTGGCCATACTAACTCAAATGGGGATGGGGGGTCGGGTGCCATCACCTTGGTGACGGAGTCGGTGTTTTTCCCTCCCTGAGCCACGTGGTACCCCAAGGCTCTGATGTCTGATCCTTGGAGACAAGAGGAAATGCTGGTTGATATAAGGAGCGGGAGCTTGGACCACAGCCTGGTTTAAACAAGGGGTAGAGAAAGGCCAAAGGCAAAAGTAGGCAGGCCTGGAAGGGTGGGTTGGAGTACAGGGTGGACGGCGTGTGAATCCCGGGTGGTGAAAGTGGAGAAAGATGTCTTGGGCCCTGCCCTTGAACCAGGAGCCACCATGTTGGTGATACCCCCCGGACTGAGCGAGGAGGAGGAGGCTCTGCAGAAGAAATTCAACAAACTCAAGAAAAAGGTGAGGGAGTGTGTGGGGGCATATCCCAACCTTTCAGATTCAGCACTCCAAGAACACCGGGGTGAGTGTGAGGGGATGGGGGGGTTCCAGCTCACACCTGGAGACATCACCTCTCCAGGTGGGCTTTCTCAAGTCTTGGTGtgactttttcctttttctatgcAGTCTTTCATGGAATTGTCATCTTTTTCTGGGGCTTTTAATACCACCACACTTCAGACTGGTAATTCCCAAGTTTAGATTTTGAAGTTGCATCTGTTGCCTTACTTATAACCTTTAGGGACCCAGACTGAAATTATTATCTTCCTATCTAATCTAGTCCTTTTTCTTGCTCTTGCACATAGAACTGACTATGTTCAACTCTTTTGTGTTTGAACTCAAAAATCTCATCTCTGACTTCTGCACCATTTGCAGAGCCAAACagtttttcccccttttctttttgagattggggtctcactatgttgcctggGCTAGTCTCCAATTCCTAGGCTtaagtgaccctcctgcctcagactcctgagttgctgaactacaggcacacaccaccatgTTCAGTGTGCCAAGTCTTCTTGATTCTTCTTTCAAAGTAATTTATCCTGTTTATTCATTTCCATGAATTTCTCATTGCACACCGTTGCACCTAGGCTGTTAGAATGgtcttcagtcttttttttttttttttttgagcaaacATTCACTCCTATTAAAATGATCCATTTTGTCCTCAAAATTCATAAGGGATTTCACATTATATATACAACAAAGCCCCAAAACCTTAGGTTGACATTGCTGTCTAATCAAGCAGAACTGTTTACTACTCAGAATTCATTCCCTGAAACTGTCTTTTCTCTTCATCTTTGTTTTCTTTGTCTAAAATACTTTTCTATTTGTGTTGGCTTCGATTCTACTTGGGGCCCAGTTTACTAGCCACATAAGCATCAGAAAGTCTTATTTGTATTCAGCTACA
This region of Callospermophilus lateralis isolate mCalLat2 chromosome 6, mCalLat2.hap1, whole genome shotgun sequence genomic DNA includes:
- the Skic2 gene encoding superkiller complex protein 2 yields the protein MLETERLVLPSPDPLNLPLRTVELGCTGRWELLNVPGTPESTLPHGLPPCAPDLHQEAEQLFLSSPAWLPLHGVEHSARKWQRKTDPWSLLAAPGAPVPSDLQAQRHPTTGQILGYKEVLLENTNLSATTSLSLRRPPGPVSQSLWGNPTQYPFWPGGMDEPTITDLSTREEAEEDIDFEKDLLTIPPGFKKGVNFAPKDHPASAPGLLSLSRLLEPLDLGVGDEDEGEAKGESEGPRGDSISASTCSVPLARASSLEDLVLKEASTVISPPEPPKPPPQEQWAIPVDVTSPVGDFYRLIPQPAFQWAFEPDVFQKQAILHLEQHDSVFVAAHTSAGKTVVAEYAIALAQKHMTRTIYTSPIKALSNQKFRDFRNTFGDVGLLTGDVQLHPEASCLIMTTEILRSMLYSGSDVIRDLEWVIFDEVHYINDAERGVVWEEVLIMLPDHVSIILLSATVPNALEFADWIGRLKRRQIYVISTVARPVPLEHYLFTGNSPKTQGELFLLLDSRGAFHTKGYYAAVEAKKERMSKHAQTFGAKQPTHQGGPAQDRGVYLSLLASLRARAQLPVVVFTFSRGRCDEQASGLTSLDLTTSSEKSEIHLFLQRCLARLRGSDRQLPQVLHMSELLHRGLGVHHSGILPILKEIVEMLFSRGLVKVLFATETFAMGVNMPARTVVFDSMRKHDGSTFRDLLPGEYVQMAGRAGRRGLDPTGTVILLCKGRVPEMADLHRMMMGKPSQLQSQFRLTYTMILNLLRVDALRVEDMMKRSFSEFPSRKDSKAHEQALAELTKRLGALEEPDTTGQLVDLPEYYSWGEELTETRNMIQQRIIESVNGLKSLSAGRVVVVKNQEHHNALGVILQVSSNSTSRIFTTLVLCDKLVSEDPQDKDPATPDVPHPDDLVGFKLFLPEGPCDHTVAKLQPGDVAAITTKVLRVNGEKILEDFSKRQQPKFRKDPPLAAVTTAVQELLRLAQAYPAGPPTLDPVNDLQLKDVSVVEGGLRARKLEELIREAQCVHSPRFSAQYLKLRERMQIQKEMERLRFLLSDQSLLLLPEYHQRVEVLRTLGYVDQAGTVKLAGRVACAMSSHELLLTELMFDNALSALRPEEIAALLSGLVCQSPGDPGDQLPSTLKQGVERVRAVAKRIGEVQVACGLNQTVEEFVGELNFGLVEVVYEWARGMPFSELAGLSGTPEGLVVRCIQRLAEMCRSLRGAARLVGEPVLGAKMETAATLLRRDIVFAASLYTQ